One genomic segment of Roseovarius carneus includes these proteins:
- a CDS encoding acyl-CoA synthetase, producing MNFVNRCDVLALQNEMPWDARERPATLYAMLSQTAQKFPDRPALSYQLFSGPTDKAQTLTWRGFHAQVCQAANLFRGLGVSETDVVALVLPNCLETAVATVGGMVAGIVNPINPLLEPEQIGSILRETNAKVVVTLKAFPKTDVAQKTAQAVRLAPNVETVLEIDLNRYLSPPKSWIVPLIRPKTTTTHHATIKNFSKEMARQSKSLGFNDPGQDRVAAYFHTGGTTGMPKVAQHTYGGMIYNGWIGHTLLFTEQDNVMCPLPLFHVFACHVILMAMIKSGAHGVFPTPAGYRGDGVFDNFWKLCARWKISFIITVPTAVSALMQRKVDADISTVRNAFSGSAPMPMELFTRFESATGISVIEGYGLTEATCLVSCNPPQGDKKVGSVGVPFPYTDVKIFHTGPDGETECGADEVGEICIASPGVHVGQTYTEAAKNNDLYHAEIYLRTGDLGRIDADGYLWITGRQKDLIIRGGHNIDPAEIEEALMAHPAVAMAGAIGQPDAHAGEVACVYVELVEGAVTTAEDLRAHCKTHVHERAAHPKHVEILAELPKTAVGKVFKPDLRKRAITRIYDAALEGAGLPAHVIEVIDDKKRGLVARIVKTGDVDNAQVASTLGQYTRPWEWTQ from the coding sequence ATGAACTTTGTCAATCGCTGCGATGTGCTTGCGCTTCAAAACGAGATGCCTTGGGACGCACGCGAGAGGCCCGCAACCCTTTACGCGATGCTGTCGCAGACGGCGCAGAAATTCCCGGACCGCCCGGCGCTCAGTTATCAGCTGTTCTCCGGCCCCACTGACAAGGCCCAGACCCTGACTTGGCGCGGCTTTCACGCGCAGGTCTGTCAGGCTGCGAACCTCTTTCGGGGTCTTGGCGTGTCGGAGACTGACGTGGTGGCGCTTGTCCTGCCCAATTGTCTGGAGACGGCTGTGGCCACCGTCGGCGGCATGGTTGCGGGGATCGTGAACCCGATCAACCCGCTTTTGGAGCCGGAGCAGATTGGCTCCATCCTCCGCGAAACAAACGCGAAGGTCGTGGTCACGCTCAAGGCCTTTCCCAAGACAGATGTGGCTCAGAAAACTGCCCAAGCTGTGCGTCTTGCGCCCAATGTCGAGACGGTTCTGGAAATTGACCTCAACCGCTACCTGTCGCCGCCCAAAAGCTGGATCGTGCCACTCATCCGTCCCAAGACCACGACCACGCATCACGCCACAATCAAGAATTTCAGCAAGGAGATGGCACGGCAGAGCAAATCGCTTGGTTTCAACGATCCGGGGCAGGACCGTGTCGCGGCCTATTTCCACACCGGCGGGACGACGGGCATGCCTAAGGTTGCGCAGCATACCTATGGCGGGATGATCTATAACGGATGGATCGGGCACACGCTGCTCTTTACCGAGCAGGACAATGTTATGTGCCCGCTGCCGCTTTTCCATGTATTTGCCTGTCATGTGATCTTGATGGCGATGATCAAATCGGGCGCGCATGGGGTGTTCCCCACGCCTGCGGGCTATCGCGGGGACGGAGTGTTCGACAATTTCTGGAAGCTCTGCGCGCGCTGGAAGATCAGCTTTATCATTACAGTGCCCACCGCCGTCTCGGCCCTGATGCAGCGCAAGGTGGATGCGGATATCTCAACCGTGCGCAATGCGTTCTCCGGCTCAGCCCCCATGCCGATGGAGCTTTTCACCCGGTTTGAGAGCGCTACAGGCATCTCGGTGATCGAAGGATACGGCCTGACCGAGGCCACATGCCTTGTGTCGTGCAACCCGCCGCAGGGCGACAAGAAAGTGGGCTCGGTCGGGGTGCCTTTCCCCTATACGGATGTGAAAATTTTCCACACTGGCCCGGATGGCGAGACGGAATGCGGTGCCGATGAGGTGGGCGAGATTTGCATCGCCAGTCCCGGTGTTCATGTGGGGCAGACCTATACCGAGGCCGCGAAGAACAACGATTTGTATCACGCGGAGATATATCTGCGGACCGGCGATCTGGGCCGGATCGACGCTGATGGGTATCTTTGGATCACTGGGCGGCAGAAGGATCTGATCATCCGGGGCGGGCATAACATCGACCCCGCCGAGATCGAGGAGGCGCTGATGGCGCATCCTGCGGTCGCAATGGCGGGTGCGATTGGGCAGCCGGATGCCCATGCGGGCGAAGTAGCCTGCGTCTATGTGGAGCTTGTGGAGGGTGCCGTGACCACCGCTGAAGATCTGCGCGCGCATTGCAAAACCCATGTGCACGAACGGGCGGCCCATCCCAAACATGTGGAGATATTGGCTGAGTTGCCAAAAACTGCCGTTGGCAAAGTGTTCAAACCCGATCTGCGCAAGCGGGCGATCACGCGGATTTATGATGCGGCGCTGGAGGGTGCGGGCCTGCCGGCGCATGTTATTGAGGTTATCGACGATAAAAAGCGCGGACTGGTGGCGCGAATCGTAAAGACAGGTGATGTTGACAACGCTCAGGTCGCGTCGACGCTGGGCCAGTATACGCGGCCATGGGAGTGGACGCAGTAG
- a CDS encoding cryptochrome/photolyase family protein has protein sequence MVTRLVLVLGDQLSRGLSALGKAERGRDVVVMAEVAEETGYVPHHPKKIAFVLSAMRHFAEELRDEGWQVAYTKLDDKDAPGSIPEAILAAAQTHGASEVLATQPGEWRLRAVLQEMPLKMTLLSDDRFLCSAEEFDAWATGRKELRMEFFYREMRRKTGLMMEGDQPAGGKWNFDHDNRKRATTDMFRARPARFREDAITQDVLSLVARRFGNNFGKLEAFGLAVTRGQALKAMDHFIAHLLPEFGDTQDAMLQGDRFLHHSLLSPYLNVGLLGPLELCERVEKAWAAGDVPINAAEGFIRQIIGWREYVRGIYFREGPEYTSRNALEHSRPLPDVYWGGNTQMTCMAHAVAQTREEAYAHHIQRLMVTGNFGLLTGIDPHALHEWYLAVYFDAFEWVEAPNTIGMSQYADGGIIASKPYVSSGAYINKMSDYCSNCAYKVKVKTGPDACPFNTLYWHFLDRHRERFKGNHRMGMIYRTWDKMDADHKRDVLATAEHFLERLDRGDAV, from the coding sequence GTGGTGACACGATTGGTTCTGGTGCTTGGCGATCAGCTGAGCCGGGGTCTGAGCGCCCTTGGAAAAGCTGAGCGCGGGCGCGATGTTGTGGTGATGGCCGAGGTGGCCGAGGAGACGGGGTACGTTCCGCATCATCCCAAGAAAATTGCCTTTGTCCTCTCGGCCATGCGCCATTTCGCCGAAGAATTGCGCGACGAGGGCTGGCAGGTTGCCTACACCAAGCTTGATGACAAAGACGCCCCCGGTTCTATCCCGGAGGCGATTCTGGCGGCGGCCCAGACCCATGGTGCGTCCGAGGTTTTGGCCACGCAACCGGGCGAATGGCGGCTGCGCGCCGTATTGCAGGAAATGCCGCTCAAGATGACCCTTCTGAGCGATGATCGGTTCTTGTGTTCGGCGGAGGAGTTCGACGCCTGGGCGACAGGGCGCAAAGAGCTTCGGATGGAGTTTTTCTATCGCGAAATGCGCCGCAAGACGGGGCTGATGATGGAGGGGGACCAGCCAGCGGGGGGAAAGTGGAACTTTGACCATGACAATCGCAAGCGCGCCACAACCGATATGTTCCGTGCCCGCCCTGCCCGGTTCCGTGAGGACGCGATCACCCAAGATGTGCTCAGCCTTGTGGCGCGCAGGTTCGGCAATAATTTTGGAAAGCTGGAGGCGTTTGGCCTTGCTGTGACACGGGGGCAGGCCCTCAAGGCGATGGACCATTTCATCGCGCACCTGCTGCCTGAATTTGGCGATACGCAAGACGCGATGTTGCAAGGCGACAGGTTCCTGCACCATTCGCTCTTGTCGCCCTATCTCAATGTCGGGTTGCTGGGACCGCTGGAACTGTGTGAGCGGGTCGAGAAGGCATGGGCGGCGGGCGACGTGCCGATCAATGCCGCCGAAGGGTTCATACGCCAGATCATCGGGTGGCGCGAATATGTGCGGGGCATCTATTTCCGTGAGGGTCCTGAGTATACGTCGCGCAATGCGCTGGAGCATTCCCGCCCGCTGCCTGATGTGTATTGGGGTGGCAACACGCAGATGACCTGCATGGCCCATGCGGTGGCCCAGACCCGCGAGGAGGCCTATGCCCACCACATCCAGCGTCTGATGGTCACCGGCAATTTCGGCCTGCTCACCGGGATTGACCCACATGCGCTGCATGAGTGGTATCTTGCGGTCTATTTCGATGCGTTTGAGTGGGTGGAGGCGCCCAACACGATCGGTATGAGCCAATATGCCGATGGCGGGATCATCGCGTCGAAACCCTATGTCAGCTCAGGCGCCTACATCAACAAGATGAGCGATTATTGCAGCAATTGCGCCTATAAGGTGAAGGTGAAAACCGGCCCCGATGCCTGCCCGTTCAACACGCTCTACTGGCATTTTCTGGATCGCCACCGGGAGCGGTTCAAGGGCAATCACAGGATGGGCATGATCTACCGGACATGGGACAAGATGGACGCCGATCACAAACGTGATGTGCTGGCAACGGCAGAGCATTTTCTGGAGCGGCTGGACCGGGGCGACGCGGTCTGA
- a CDS encoding SDR family NAD(P)-dependent oxidoreductase — protein MKRALVISASGGIGRAVSTALVARGVSVTALSRSGDGLDLTDGASVARILGALDGPFDLIFVASGALGEPEKSLKDLDADAMAAQFAINTIGPALVLQHAPRLLPRKGRSVFAALSARVGSIGDNRLGGWYSYRASKAALNQVLRCGAIEIARSHREAIITALHPGTVATSFTADYRGRHPAVPSETSAENLLRVIDGLTPDDSGNFYDWQGERIAW, from the coding sequence ATGAAACGGGCTTTGGTCATAAGCGCCTCTGGCGGAATCGGGCGGGCGGTGTCGACGGCACTCGTGGCGCGTGGCGTATCTGTGACCGCTTTGTCGCGCTCCGGAGATGGGCTGGACCTGACTGATGGGGCCTCGGTGGCGCGGATCTTGGGCGCTTTGGATGGGCCGTTTGATCTGATTTTTGTGGCCTCAGGCGCGCTGGGCGAGCCGGAGAAATCGCTTAAAGATCTGGACGCGGATGCAATGGCCGCGCAGTTTGCGATCAACACGATTGGCCCCGCCTTGGTGCTTCAGCACGCGCCTCGGCTTTTGCCGCGCAAAGGTCGGTCGGTCTTTGCAGCGCTTTCGGCACGGGTGGGGTCCATCGGGGACAACCGCTTGGGGGGGTGGTATTCCTACCGCGCGTCCAAAGCGGCGCTCAATCAGGTGTTGCGGTGCGGCGCGATCGAGATTGCGCGCAGCCATCGCGAGGCGATCATCACCGCGCTGCATCCCGGCACCGTGGCCACCTCGTTCACCGCTGATTATCGCGGGCGCCACCCGGCGGTGCCGTCAGAGACTTCCGCCGAGAACCTCTTGCGCGTGATCGACGGCTTGACGCCTGACGATAGCGGGAATTTCTACGACTGGCAGGGCGAAAGGATCGCGTGGTGA
- a CDS encoding GFA family protein encodes MSAVTGKCLCGACTFELSGAHNFIGHCHCDSCRRATSSPMTTFIGHPDGAWRWTGTAPRLFESSPGNTRGFCGDCGSPMMFAAARFPGETHFYAALLDDPTAVEPKAQYHADERLPWMPALEALPEE; translated from the coding sequence ATGAGCGCCGTGACTGGCAAATGCCTCTGCGGTGCGTGCACATTTGAGCTGAGCGGGGCGCATAATTTCATCGGCCATTGCCATTGCGACAGCTGCCGCCGCGCCACCTCTTCTCCAATGACCACGTTCATCGGTCATCCCGATGGCGCATGGCGGTGGACCGGCACTGCCCCGCGCCTTTTTGAAAGCAGCCCCGGGAACACCCGTGGCTTTTGCGGCGATTGCGGCTCGCCCATGATGTTCGCCGCTGCCCGCTTTCCCGGCGAGACGCATTTCTACGCAGCCCTTCTGGATGATCCCACAGCCGTGGAGCCCAAGGCTCAGTATCATGCAGATGAACGCCTGCCTTGGATGCCTGCTCTGGAGGCACTACCCGAGGAGTGA
- a CDS encoding NAD+ synthase — MTDRFRLTLAQLNASVGDIEGNAARARSAWDEGRAAGADLVALPEMFITGYNTQDLILKPVFHQTAIAAIEALARDCAEGPALAIGGPALEGTELFNAYYILQGGEISAVVRKHNLPNETVFDEERLYASAPLAGPYTVDGVRIGSPICEDSWHADVPETLAETGAEFLLVPNGSPYYRGKLATRQSHMVSRVVETGLPLIYLNLAGAQDDQVFDGGSFVLNPGGALALQMPVMEEAVAHLDMVRGAQGWHAEPGALAYIPDSHEQDYHAMVLSLRDYFRKTGFSKALLGMSGGVDSAIVASVAADALGPENVRCVMLPSEYTSEHSLEDAKTVAEALGCRYDFVPITQGRAAITATLAPLFEDRDEDVTEENIQSRLRGLLLMAMSNKFGEMLLTTGNKSEVAVGYATIYGDMSGGYNPIKDMYKTRVFEICRWRNANHRDWMRAPAGEVITPRVIDKAPTAELRADQKDSDSLPDYPVLDGILGILVDQDGSIADCVAAGFDRADAARVEHLIYISEYKRFQSAPGTRLSKKAFWLDRRYPIANRWRDGGR; from the coding sequence ATGACAGACAGGTTTCGCCTGACGCTTGCACAACTCAACGCCTCTGTGGGCGATATCGAGGGCAATGCGGCTCGCGCGCGCAGCGCGTGGGACGAAGGGCGTGCGGCGGGCGCTGATCTTGTGGCGCTGCCCGAGATGTTCATCACCGGGTATAATACGCAGGACCTGATCCTGAAGCCCGTGTTTCACCAAACAGCGATTGCGGCGATTGAGGCCTTGGCGCGAGACTGTGCTGAGGGTCCGGCGCTGGCCATCGGTGGCCCTGCGCTTGAGGGAACGGAGCTTTTCAACGCCTATTACATCCTTCAGGGCGGCGAGATTTCGGCGGTGGTGCGCAAGCATAACCTGCCCAATGAGACCGTGTTCGACGAAGAGCGGCTTTACGCCTCCGCCCCCCTGGCGGGGCCTTATACGGTGGACGGCGTGCGCATCGGCAGCCCGATTTGCGAAGATAGCTGGCACGCGGACGTGCCTGAGACGCTGGCCGAGACCGGTGCGGAATTTCTCCTCGTGCCAAATGGCTCGCCCTATTATCGCGGGAAATTGGCCACGCGGCAGAGCCATATGGTGAGCCGTGTGGTCGAGACAGGTCTGCCGCTGATCTATCTCAACCTCGCGGGGGCGCAGGATGATCAGGTCTTTGACGGGGGCAGTTTCGTGCTCAACCCCGGAGGGGCGCTGGCCTTGCAAATGCCGGTGATGGAAGAGGCGGTGGCACATCTGGACATGGTGCGCGGGGCCCAAGGCTGGCACGCGGAGCCCGGCGCGCTGGCGTATATTCCCGACAGCCATGAGCAGGATTATCACGCGATGGTGCTCAGTCTGCGGGATTATTTCCGCAAAACAGGGTTCTCAAAGGCGCTTCTGGGGATGTCGGGCGGGGTCGATTCGGCGATTGTGGCGAGCGTGGCTGCGGATGCGCTTGGCCCTGAGAACGTGCGCTGTGTGATGCTGCCGTCGGAATATACGTCGGAGCATTCGCTGGAAGATGCCAAGACGGTGGCCGAGGCGCTGGGCTGTCGCTATGATTTTGTGCCGATCACGCAAGGCCGCGCGGCGATCACGGCAACGCTTGCCCCCCTCTTTGAGGACCGCGACGAGGATGTGACCGAGGAGAACATCCAGTCGCGCCTGCGCGGCCTTCTCTTGATGGCGATGAGCAACAAGTTTGGTGAGATGCTTTTGACCACCGGCAATAAATCCGAGGTCGCGGTGGGCTATGCCACGATCTATGGCGATATGTCGGGCGGGTATAACCCGATCAAGGATATGTATAAAACGCGGGTGTTCGAGATATGCCGCTGGCGCAATGCCAATCACCGCGACTGGATGCGGGCCCCGGCAGGCGAGGTGATCACACCGCGTGTGATCGACAAAGCGCCCACGGCGGAGCTGCGCGCGGACCAAAAAGACAGCGATTCTTTGCCGGATTATCCGGTGCTGGATGGGATATTGGGGATCCTCGTAGATCAAGATGGCAGCATCGCGGATTGCGTGGCTGCCGGGTTTGACCGCGCGGATGCCGCGCGGGTCGAACATCTGATCTATATCAGCGAATACAAACGCTTTCAGTCAGCGCCCGGCACCCGGCTCAGCAAGAAGGCGTTCTGGCTTGATCGGCGCTATCCGATTGCCAACCGTTGGCGCGATGGCGGTCGCTGA
- a CDS encoding cupin domain-containing protein codes for MTNIPFRIDPHPAKMEPSSMVEAEVFTTSDHTELNHTHYINEDETTYSGVWECAPTREVIDAYPVHELMTIVSGKITVTHADGTAEHLGAGDSFYIAKGKKMVWEITETLRKIYMITE; via the coding sequence ATGACCAACATCCCGTTTCGGATTGATCCCCACCCCGCCAAGATGGAACCATCGTCGATGGTGGAGGCCGAGGTCTTCACTACGTCGGACCATACCGAATTGAACCACACCCACTACATCAACGAGGACGAGACCACCTATTCGGGCGTTTGGGAATGTGCCCCCACCCGCGAAGTCATCGACGCCTATCCGGTGCACGAGTTGATGACGATCGTGTCGGGCAAGATCACCGTGACCCATGCAGACGGTACTGCCGAGCATCTGGGGGCGGGCGACAGCTTTTACATCGCTAAGGGCAAGAAGATGGTCTGGGAAATCACCGAGACACTGCGCAAGATCTACATGATCACGGAATGA
- a CDS encoding 2-isopropylmalate synthase, with protein MTDSTHQTAPADGKDRVVIFDTTLRDGEQSPGATMTHAEKLEIAGLLDEMGVDIIEAGFPIASEGDFRAVSEIAKRAETSVICGLARAQLKDIDRCWEAVKHARRPRIHTFIGTSPLHRAIPNLTRDEMAERIHETVTHARNLCDNVQWSPMDATRTEWDYLCRVVEIAIKAGASTINIPDTVGYTAPVESADLIRRLIAEVPGADDVIFATHCHNDLGMATANSLAAVAGGARQIECTINGLGERAGNTALEEVVMAMKVRGDIMPYSTGIDTTKIMNISRRVAAVSGFAVQFNKAIVGKNAFAHESGIHQDGMLKNAETFEIMRPEDVGIAGTSLPLGKHSGRAALRAKLKDLGIEVGDNQLKDIFVRFKDLADRKKEVYDDDILALVRTSGEGEDHLELINLKVICGTGPAEAVLEMEVDGVEHSATCEGDGPVDATFKAVRAIHPNEARLQLYQVNAVTEGTDAQATVSVRLEEDGMIATGQSADTDTVVASAKAYINALNRLIVRRAKTGSDTAEVSYKDLA; from the coding sequence ATGACCGATTCAACACATCAAACAGCCCCGGCTGACGGCAAAGACCGCGTAGTGATTTTCGACACCACCCTGCGCGATGGTGAGCAATCGCCGGGCGCGACCATGACCCACGCAGAAAAGCTGGAGATCGCGGGCCTCCTGGACGAGATGGGCGTGGATATCATCGAAGCCGGGTTCCCCATCGCCTCTGAGGGTGATTTTCGCGCCGTGAGCGAGATTGCCAAACGGGCGGAAACCTCCGTGATATGCGGCCTTGCGCGGGCTCAATTGAAAGATATCGACCGTTGCTGGGAGGCGGTGAAGCACGCGCGTCGCCCACGCATCCACACCTTCATCGGCACCTCGCCGCTGCACCGCGCGATTCCAAACCTCACCCGCGATGAGATGGCCGAGCGTATCCACGAGACGGTCACCCACGCCCGTAATCTGTGCGACAACGTGCAGTGGTCGCCGATGGACGCCACGCGCACCGAATGGGATTATCTCTGCCGCGTGGTGGAGATTGCCATCAAAGCAGGCGCGTCGACGATCAACATTCCCGACACGGTGGGCTATACCGCCCCGGTCGAGAGCGCTGATCTCATTCGCCGCCTGATCGCCGAAGTGCCGGGCGCAGACGACGTGATCTTCGCCACCCATTGCCATAATGATCTGGGCATGGCGACGGCCAACTCCCTTGCCGCCGTGGCGGGTGGCGCGCGCCAGATCGAATGCACGATCAATGGTCTGGGTGAGCGGGCGGGCAATACCGCGCTGGAAGAGGTGGTGATGGCGATGAAGGTGCGGGGCGATATCATGCCCTATTCTACCGGGATCGACACCACCAAGATCATGAACATCTCGCGCCGTGTGGCCGCTGTCAGCGGCTTTGCCGTGCAGTTCAACAAGGCCATCGTGGGCAAGAATGCCTTTGCCCATGAGAGCGGCATCCACCAGGACGGGATGCTGAAAAACGCCGAGACCTTCGAGATCATGCGGCCCGAGGATGTGGGCATCGCAGGCACCTCCCTGCCCTTGGGCAAGCATTCGGGCCGCGCGGCCCTGCGCGCCAAGCTGAAGGACCTCGGCATCGAGGTGGGGGATAACCAGCTCAAGGATATCTTCGTGCGGTTCAAGGACCTCGCCGACCGCAAGAAGGAGGTCTACGACGATGACATCCTCGCGCTGGTCCGCACCAGCGGCGAGGGCGAGGATCATCTGGAACTGATCAACCTCAAGGTCATTTGCGGCACCGGACCCGCCGAGGCCGTTCTGGAAATGGAAGTGGACGGGGTAGAGCATTCCGCCACCTGCGAAGGCGACGGGCCAGTGGATGCAACCTTCAAAGCCGTGCGCGCCATCCACCCCAACGAGGCGCGGCTTCAGCTTTATCAGGTGAACGCCGTGACCGAGGGCACAGACGCGCAGGCAACTGTCAGCGTGCGTCTGGAAGAGGATGGGATGATCGCCACGGGACAATCGGCGGATACAGACACGGTCGTCGCCTCCGCCAAGGCCTATATCAACGCGCTCAACCGCCTGATCGTGCGGCGCGCGAAGACGGGCAGCGATACAGCTGAGGTCAGCTACAAAGACCTTGCCTGA
- a CDS encoding MORN repeat-containing protein translates to MAFSLTRPIALALALTLAPGLSILPAFAQSDAIETKQYDDGGIYVGTFRDGLQHGTGTYTLPNGYEYNGEWDSGQIKGVGVARFPNGSVYEGEFAMGKPNGVGKIVFTDGGTYEGTWKDGKISGRGIAVYANGVRYEGDFLNAMHNGRGTMASPGGYVYEGDWASGVKEGTARITYPDGAIYEGAVQRGARHGEGTLTMPGGLVYAGLWKDGQIDGTGTLSQPNGDVYTGALVSGQREGMGRMVYGNGDIYEGEFAADRRDGQGTFTGTDGYTYTGSWVAGRISGTGTVTYPDGSVYVGELRDDLANGEGKITYPDGATYEGAWVDGVIEGQGRATYPSGLVYEGMFKAAQNEGFGVMTYADGYRYEGEWLGGQRHGTGTATYADGTVYTGTFENGQRHGTGRIEMTDGFVYEGAWADGEINGMGIATYANGDVYEGMFADGKRQGTGTMRYATGEEASGDWRDGALARQNAAPTEGAPNTATE, encoded by the coding sequence ATGGCCTTTTCGCTGACACGACCGATTGCTCTGGCACTGGCGCTGACACTCGCCCCCGGCCTCTCAATCCTGCCCGCTTTCGCACAGAGCGACGCGATTGAGACCAAGCAATATGACGATGGCGGCATTTATGTAGGCACCTTCCGCGACGGGCTGCAACATGGCACCGGCACTTACACGCTCCCTAATGGCTATGAGTATAACGGCGAATGGGACAGCGGCCAGATCAAGGGCGTGGGCGTTGCGCGCTTTCCCAACGGCTCGGTCTATGAGGGTGAGTTTGCGATGGGCAAACCCAATGGCGTGGGCAAGATCGTCTTTACCGATGGCGGCACCTACGAGGGCACATGGAAAGACGGCAAAATCTCCGGGCGCGGTATTGCCGTTTATGCCAATGGCGTGCGCTATGAAGGCGATTTCCTGAACGCGATGCACAATGGGCGCGGCACGATGGCGTCGCCCGGCGGCTATGTCTACGAGGGCGATTGGGCCAGCGGCGTCAAGGAGGGCACCGCGCGCATTACATATCCCGACGGCGCGATCTATGAGGGCGCGGTTCAGCGCGGTGCGCGCCACGGGGAAGGCACGCTGACCATGCCCGGCGGGCTGGTCTATGCCGGGCTTTGGAAAGACGGACAGATCGACGGCACCGGCACGCTCAGCCAGCCCAATGGCGATGTCTATACAGGCGCGCTTGTCTCCGGGCAGCGCGAAGGCATGGGGCGCATGGTCTATGGCAATGGTGACATCTATGAAGGTGAATTCGCCGCCGACCGCCGCGATGGGCAAGGCACGTTCACTGGCACCGATGGCTATACTTACACCGGATCATGGGTCGCCGGGCGCATCTCCGGCACCGGCACCGTGACCTATCCAGACGGCTCCGTCTATGTGGGCGAGCTGCGCGATGATCTGGCCAATGGCGAGGGGAAGATCACCTATCCCGATGGCGCGACCTATGAGGGCGCGTGGGTGGACGGCGTGATCGAGGGGCAAGGCCGCGCGACCTATCCCAGCGGGTTGGTCTATGAGGGCATGTTCAAGGCCGCTCAAAACGAAGGCTTCGGCGTGATGACCTATGCCGATGGCTACCGCTACGAGGGCGAATGGCTCGGCGGTCAGCGCCACGGCACCGGCACCGCCACCTATGCGGATGGCACCGTCTATACTGGCACATTCGAGAACGGGCAGCGCCACGGCACCGGCCGGATCGAAATGACCGACGGATTTGTCTACGAGGGCGCATGGGCCGATGGCGAAATCAACGGCATGGGGATCGCCACCTATGCAAATGGCGATGTTTATGAAGGCATGTTTGCGGATGGCAAACGCCAGGGCACCGGCACGATGCGCTATGCCACGGGCGAGGAGGCAAGCGGCGATTGGCGCGATGGTGCGCTGGCACGGCAAAATGCTGCGCCCACCGAGGGTGCACCAAATACGGCAACAGAATGA